The Vitis riparia cultivar Riparia Gloire de Montpellier isolate 1030 chromosome 3, EGFV_Vit.rip_1.0, whole genome shotgun sequence genome includes a region encoding these proteins:
- the LOC117911351 gene encoding uncharacterized protein LOC117911351 isoform X2: protein MVTFSGNSHSSKLDSLKQIDASSLSQSDLYQLSLSSFHPSLLQNDAVVVPKIDRTLFNESAGSRRQTYSRICLAPRKPRSRRRLAGLLPAPKPPPSAAHCDPEQSENKLIIHYLKSLIGGEENPSSLDLALVVSEERNHGSQSELAMVVAGGGSELGEIVEKGKRGRKKRIVAAGEGGGQRPLQIVNRNGEVVDLEALASAEDPYGDELKSRTVGLDREEEILGVLRGLDGQWCSRRKKRKIVDASGFGDALPIGWKLLLGLKRREGRVSVYCRRYISPSGEQFVSCKEAAAYLQSYFGLADTNQPMGQRDDNIQQLAGSTHKDDDLGEDIIPISVLPSSSISYEYEKEVALLGIENLAEVEVRDLFECHKCNMTFDEKDTYLQHLLSSHQRTTRRYRLGTSVGDGVIVKDGKYECQFCHKIFQERRRYNGHVGIHVRNYVRNFEDMPGRPSVQKTVESPSRDELPSRTSKMDALIEIAQSSIFETSAAAPSDEPNGACTFGNPDVISTPEVPTADSEHEQNLGFCLGEPEMEDSITNRTLDEELDQQEGDCVMADENTEKINGDSDAACIKMDCCLDTTTTLSTNDKNGCSSESFDGKYGVSFSNNEVEKSDFEQRSPETHLLTPSSNQTVFDVENNMNDISEQSKPGGVEEYENSGLTRGYGSSDIGRDNDVATMTMSQTPEDNVYQNRVSDSSMPLVHPLHSFPTYNAISDKGEDEFCCVDQKLQNTTGFDELKLDEIESLKFGFVTEQGPLSLPEVHMVGLENGATMEDGFDSSIGFEPEEVMLSMTGRHQLTTACVWCRVEFSHEAVESEMQSDSVGFMCPTCKSKISGQLNVLDSGLSMNPHHL, encoded by the exons ATGGTGACTTTCTCTGGAAATTCACATTCGTCCAAGCTCGACTCTCTCAAACAAATAGATGCCAGCTCGCTCTCCCAATCCGATCTCTACCAACTCTCCCTCTCCTCTTTCCACCCCTCCCTCCTCCAAAACGACGCCGTCGTGGTCCCCAAGATCGACCGCACCCTCTTCAATGAGAGCGCCGGAAGCCGACGCCAGACCTACTCCCGCATCTGCCTTGCTCCCCGCAAGCCCCGGTCCCGACGCCGCCTCGCCGGGCTCCTCCCGGCGCCGAAGCCCCCTCCCTCCGCAGCCCACTGCGACCCGGAGCAGTCTGAGAATAAGCTGATCATCCATTACCTGAAATCGTTGATAGGAGGGGAAGAGAATCCGAGTTCTCTTGATTTGGCCCTGGTGGTTTCGGAGGAAAGGAACCATGGATCTCAATCTGAGTTGGCCATGGTGGTTGCCGGAGGTGGCAGTGAATTGGGGGAAATTGTGGAAAAGGGGAAGAGAGGGAGGAAGAAGAGGATTGTGGCCGCCGGTGAGGGAGGCGGCCAGAGGCCTCTGCAGATTGTGAATAGGAACGGCGAGGTTGTCGATCTCGAGGCTTTGGCGAGCGCAGAAGATCCGTATGGCGACGAATTGAAGAGTAGGACAGTTGGTTTGGATAGGGAGGAGGAGATTTTGGGGGTTTTGAGGGGTTTGGATGGGCAGTGGTGTAGCAggagaaagaagaggaagattGTGGACGCCAGTGGATTCGGGGACGCGCTACCGATAGGTTGGAAGCTCTTGTTGGGACTGAAGAGGAGAGAGGGCCGTGTTTCGGTTTACTGCCGCAGATACATAAG CCCCAGTGGAGAGCAATTTGTATCCTGCAAGGAAGCTGCTGCATATTTGCAGTCTTATTTTGGACTTGCTGATACAAACCAACCAATGGGTCAAAGAGATGACAATATTCAGCAG CTTGCAGGTTCTACCCATAAGGATGACGACTTAGGAGAAGATATTATTCCCATTTCAGTTTTACCTAGTTCATCTATATCTTACGAATATGAGAAGGAAGTTGCCTTACTGGGGATCGAAAACCTGGCTGAGGTTGAAGTACGAGACCTTTTTGAATGTCACAAATGCAACATGACTTTTGATGAAAAGGATACATATTTGCAGCATCTATTATCGTCTCATCAGAGGACCACTAGGAGGTATAGACTTGGTACATCCGTTGGGGATGGTGTAATCGTCAAAGATGGAAAATATGAATGCCAGTTCTGCCATAAGATATTTCAGGAAAGGCGGCGATATAATGGTCACGTAGGAATCCATGTGAGGAACTATGTCAGAAATTTTGAAGACATGCCTGGTCGCCCAAGTGTTCAAAAGACTGTTGAATCTCCATCTAGAGATGAGTTGCCTTCAAGGACCTCTAAAATGGATGCTTTGATTGAAATTGCCCAGAGTTCTATTTTTGAAACTTCTGCTGCAGCACCTAGTGATGAGCCCAATGGTGCTTGCACTTTTGGTAATCCAGATGTGATTTCTACTCCAGAAGTTCCTACTGCTGATTCTGAACATGAACAGAACTTAGGTTTTTGTCTTGGAGAACCAGAAATGGAAGATAGTATTACTAATAGAACTCTGGATGAAGAGTTGGATCAGCAAGAGGGTGACTGTGTAATGGCGGATGAAAACACAGAGAAGATCAATGGTGATAGTGATGCTGCATGTATCAAGATGGATTGTTGCTTGGATACCACAACTACCTTATCCACTAATGACAAAAATGGTTGTTCTTCTGAAAGTTTTGATGGAAAATATGGTGTTTCATTCTCCAATAATGAGGTGGAAAAGTCCGACTTTGAGCAGAGAAGCCCTGAAACCCATTTACTTACTCCATCATCTAATCAGACAGTTTTCGATgttgaaaataatatgaatgatATTTCAGAGCAATCCAAACCTGGTGGAGTGGAAGAATATGAGAATAGTGGGTTGACACGTGGTTATGGAAGCAGTGATATTGGACGAGATAATGATGTTGCAACAATGACTATGAGCCAGACTCCAGAAGATAATGTATACCAGAATAGGGTTTCTGATTCCTCAATGCCCCTGGTGCACCCATTGCATTCTTTTCCCACATATAATGCAATCTCAGATAAG GGAGAAGATGAATTTTGTTGTGTAGACCAGAAGCTTCAGAACACAACCGGGTTTGACGAGCTGAAGCTGGATGAAATAGAATCACTGAAATTTGGTTTTGTGACCGAGCAAGGACCGCTCTCTCTTCCAGAGGTTCACATGGTGGGTCTGGAGAATGGAGCAACAATGGAAGATGGGTTTGATTCCTCCATTGGTTTTGAACCCGAAGAAGTCATGTTAAGCATGACTGGCAGACATCAGCTTACAACTGCATGCGTCTGGTGCAGAGTAGAGTTCAGCCATGAGGCTGTTGAATCTGAAATGCAATCAGACTCTGTCGGTTTTATGTGTCCAACCTGCAAGTCCAAAATCTCAGGCCAACTCAATGTACTGGACAGTGGTTTGTCCATGAATCCTCACCATCTCTAA
- the LOC117911351 gene encoding uncharacterized protein LOC117911351 isoform X1 has protein sequence MVTFSGNSHSSKLDSLKQIDASSLSQSDLYQLSLSSFHPSLLQNDAVVVPKIDRTLFNESAGSRRQTYSRICLAPRKPRSRRRLAGLLPAPKPPPSAAHCDPEQSENKLIIHYLKSLIGGEENPSSLDLALVVSEERNHGSQSELAMVVAGGGSELGEIVEKGKRGRKKRIVAAGEGGGQRPLQIVNRNGEVVDLEALASAEDPYGDELKSRTVGLDREEEILGVLRGLDGQWCSRRKKRKIVDASGFGDALPIGWKLLLGLKRREGRVSVYCRRYISPSGEQFVSCKEAAAYLQSYFGLADTNQPMGQRDDNIQQVNRISSESLAGSTHKDDDLGEDIIPISVLPSSSISYEYEKEVALLGIENLAEVEVRDLFECHKCNMTFDEKDTYLQHLLSSHQRTTRRYRLGTSVGDGVIVKDGKYECQFCHKIFQERRRYNGHVGIHVRNYVRNFEDMPGRPSVQKTVESPSRDELPSRTSKMDALIEIAQSSIFETSAAAPSDEPNGACTFGNPDVISTPEVPTADSEHEQNLGFCLGEPEMEDSITNRTLDEELDQQEGDCVMADENTEKINGDSDAACIKMDCCLDTTTTLSTNDKNGCSSESFDGKYGVSFSNNEVEKSDFEQRSPETHLLTPSSNQTVFDVENNMNDISEQSKPGGVEEYENSGLTRGYGSSDIGRDNDVATMTMSQTPEDNVYQNRVSDSSMPLVHPLHSFPTYNAISDKGEDEFCCVDQKLQNTTGFDELKLDEIESLKFGFVTEQGPLSLPEVHMVGLENGATMEDGFDSSIGFEPEEVMLSMTGRHQLTTACVWCRVEFSHEAVESEMQSDSVGFMCPTCKSKISGQLNVLDSGLSMNPHHL, from the exons ATGGTGACTTTCTCTGGAAATTCACATTCGTCCAAGCTCGACTCTCTCAAACAAATAGATGCCAGCTCGCTCTCCCAATCCGATCTCTACCAACTCTCCCTCTCCTCTTTCCACCCCTCCCTCCTCCAAAACGACGCCGTCGTGGTCCCCAAGATCGACCGCACCCTCTTCAATGAGAGCGCCGGAAGCCGACGCCAGACCTACTCCCGCATCTGCCTTGCTCCCCGCAAGCCCCGGTCCCGACGCCGCCTCGCCGGGCTCCTCCCGGCGCCGAAGCCCCCTCCCTCCGCAGCCCACTGCGACCCGGAGCAGTCTGAGAATAAGCTGATCATCCATTACCTGAAATCGTTGATAGGAGGGGAAGAGAATCCGAGTTCTCTTGATTTGGCCCTGGTGGTTTCGGAGGAAAGGAACCATGGATCTCAATCTGAGTTGGCCATGGTGGTTGCCGGAGGTGGCAGTGAATTGGGGGAAATTGTGGAAAAGGGGAAGAGAGGGAGGAAGAAGAGGATTGTGGCCGCCGGTGAGGGAGGCGGCCAGAGGCCTCTGCAGATTGTGAATAGGAACGGCGAGGTTGTCGATCTCGAGGCTTTGGCGAGCGCAGAAGATCCGTATGGCGACGAATTGAAGAGTAGGACAGTTGGTTTGGATAGGGAGGAGGAGATTTTGGGGGTTTTGAGGGGTTTGGATGGGCAGTGGTGTAGCAggagaaagaagaggaagattGTGGACGCCAGTGGATTCGGGGACGCGCTACCGATAGGTTGGAAGCTCTTGTTGGGACTGAAGAGGAGAGAGGGCCGTGTTTCGGTTTACTGCCGCAGATACATAAG CCCCAGTGGAGAGCAATTTGTATCCTGCAAGGAAGCTGCTGCATATTTGCAGTCTTATTTTGGACTTGCTGATACAAACCAACCAATGGGTCAAAGAGATGACAATATTCAGCAGGTCAACAGGATCTCTTCTGAGAGT CTTGCAGGTTCTACCCATAAGGATGACGACTTAGGAGAAGATATTATTCCCATTTCAGTTTTACCTAGTTCATCTATATCTTACGAATATGAGAAGGAAGTTGCCTTACTGGGGATCGAAAACCTGGCTGAGGTTGAAGTACGAGACCTTTTTGAATGTCACAAATGCAACATGACTTTTGATGAAAAGGATACATATTTGCAGCATCTATTATCGTCTCATCAGAGGACCACTAGGAGGTATAGACTTGGTACATCCGTTGGGGATGGTGTAATCGTCAAAGATGGAAAATATGAATGCCAGTTCTGCCATAAGATATTTCAGGAAAGGCGGCGATATAATGGTCACGTAGGAATCCATGTGAGGAACTATGTCAGAAATTTTGAAGACATGCCTGGTCGCCCAAGTGTTCAAAAGACTGTTGAATCTCCATCTAGAGATGAGTTGCCTTCAAGGACCTCTAAAATGGATGCTTTGATTGAAATTGCCCAGAGTTCTATTTTTGAAACTTCTGCTGCAGCACCTAGTGATGAGCCCAATGGTGCTTGCACTTTTGGTAATCCAGATGTGATTTCTACTCCAGAAGTTCCTACTGCTGATTCTGAACATGAACAGAACTTAGGTTTTTGTCTTGGAGAACCAGAAATGGAAGATAGTATTACTAATAGAACTCTGGATGAAGAGTTGGATCAGCAAGAGGGTGACTGTGTAATGGCGGATGAAAACACAGAGAAGATCAATGGTGATAGTGATGCTGCATGTATCAAGATGGATTGTTGCTTGGATACCACAACTACCTTATCCACTAATGACAAAAATGGTTGTTCTTCTGAAAGTTTTGATGGAAAATATGGTGTTTCATTCTCCAATAATGAGGTGGAAAAGTCCGACTTTGAGCAGAGAAGCCCTGAAACCCATTTACTTACTCCATCATCTAATCAGACAGTTTTCGATgttgaaaataatatgaatgatATTTCAGAGCAATCCAAACCTGGTGGAGTGGAAGAATATGAGAATAGTGGGTTGACACGTGGTTATGGAAGCAGTGATATTGGACGAGATAATGATGTTGCAACAATGACTATGAGCCAGACTCCAGAAGATAATGTATACCAGAATAGGGTTTCTGATTCCTCAATGCCCCTGGTGCACCCATTGCATTCTTTTCCCACATATAATGCAATCTCAGATAAG GGAGAAGATGAATTTTGTTGTGTAGACCAGAAGCTTCAGAACACAACCGGGTTTGACGAGCTGAAGCTGGATGAAATAGAATCACTGAAATTTGGTTTTGTGACCGAGCAAGGACCGCTCTCTCTTCCAGAGGTTCACATGGTGGGTCTGGAGAATGGAGCAACAATGGAAGATGGGTTTGATTCCTCCATTGGTTTTGAACCCGAAGAAGTCATGTTAAGCATGACTGGCAGACATCAGCTTACAACTGCATGCGTCTGGTGCAGAGTAGAGTTCAGCCATGAGGCTGTTGAATCTGAAATGCAATCAGACTCTGTCGGTTTTATGTGTCCAACCTGCAAGTCCAAAATCTCAGGCCAACTCAATGTACTGGACAGTGGTTTGTCCATGAATCCTCACCATCTCTAA